In Corynebacterium endometrii, one DNA window encodes the following:
- a CDS encoding N-acetylmuramoyl-L-alanine amidase encodes MKKVLQVGDKSTRVAEARATLARLGKLSDYTGDLSDWKKQKYTDSDKVFDEALAEALKAFQQSRGIVPSGNIDDLTLRELRHASYSLGARVLSYQPNNELVGDDVSQLQRQLQELGFYHNRVDGHFGENTHAALAEYQLNYGLQDDGVCGPATIRALSLLGRRITGGSAHNIQERERVRNAGPKLAGKRVVIDPTLGGNHSGRVVKGRFGEITEEEILWDLAQRIEGRMIAAGMETIISRTKSDDPSVQDRVELANGFGADLIISLACDEYPNEKGNGVASFYFGTEYGNSSLIGETLSGFIQREISARTPLGNNRNHGRTWDLLRLTHMPVVQVVLGYLTNPGDVAVLTNPSRRDDIAEAIVVAVKRLYLLDDDNAKTGTFKFAELLKAEGN; translated from the coding sequence CTGAAGAAGGTTCTTCAGGTGGGTGATAAATCTACCCGCGTAGCTGAGGCTCGCGCCACCCTTGCCCGTTTGGGAAAGCTTTCTGACTACACCGGTGATCTTTCTGATTGGAAAAAGCAGAAGTACACCGATTCGGACAAGGTCTTTGATGAGGCACTCGCCGAGGCCCTCAAGGCCTTCCAACAATCGCGAGGAATTGTCCCGTCCGGCAATATCGATGACCTGACGCTGCGCGAACTGCGTCACGCCTCGTATTCTCTAGGCGCGCGCGTGCTGAGCTACCAGCCCAACAATGAGCTGGTGGGTGATGACGTGTCACAGTTGCAGCGTCAGCTCCAAGAGCTGGGCTTCTACCACAATCGCGTGGATGGCCACTTTGGGGAAAACACCCATGCGGCCCTGGCTGAGTACCAGCTCAATTATGGGCTTCAGGATGACGGCGTGTGCGGCCCGGCCACGATCCGTGCGCTGAGCCTGCTCGGGCGCCGCATCACCGGCGGCTCAGCCCACAACATCCAGGAACGTGAACGCGTGCGCAACGCCGGTCCTAAGCTGGCCGGCAAGCGCGTGGTCATCGACCCCACGCTGGGTGGCAATCACTCCGGCCGCGTAGTCAAGGGCCGTTTTGGCGAGATCACGGAGGAGGAAATCCTGTGGGATCTGGCCCAGCGGATTGAGGGCCGCATGATCGCCGCCGGCATGGAAACCATCATTTCGCGCACCAAGTCCGACGATCCCTCCGTCCAGGACCGTGTCGAACTTGCCAACGGATTCGGCGCTGACCTCATCATTTCCCTAGCGTGTGATGAGTACCCGAATGAAAAGGGCAACGGCGTTGCCTCCTTCTACTTTGGTACCGAGTACGGCAACTCCTCATTGATTGGCGAGACCTTGTCCGGGTTTATCCAGCGTGAGATCTCCGCCCGCACGCCTTTGGGAAATAACCGTAACCATGGCCGCACCTGGGATCTGCTGCGTTTAACGCACATGCCGGTTGTGCAGGTAGTGCTGGGTTACTTGACTAACCCCGGCGACGTGGCCGTGCTGACCAACCCGTCCCGCCGCGATGACATCGCCGAAGCGATCGTGGTGGCTGTCAAGCGCCTGTATCTCCTCGACGATGACAATGCCAAGACGGGTACGTTTAAATTCGCCGAGCTGCTCAAGGCCGAGGGCAATTAA